The region GCGGCGCATTCGAATACCTGCCCAAGCCGTTCGATGTCGATGAAGCGGTGTCACTGGTCAAGCGTGCCAATCAGCATGCCCAGGAACAACAAGGCCTGGATGTGACACCGATACTCGCCCGCACGCCCGAAATCATCGGTGAAGCCCCGGCGATGCAAGAGGTGTTTCGTGCCATTGGCCGCCTGAGCCACTCCAACATCACCGTGCTGATCAATGGCGAGTCAGGCACCGGTAAAGAGCTGGTCGCCCACGCTCTGCACCGCCACAGCCCGCGTGCGGCATCACCGTTCATTGCCTTGAACATGGCGGCGATCCCAAAGGACCTGATGGAGTCCGAGCTGTTCGGCCATGAAAAGGGCGCGTTCACTGGCGCCGCCAACTTGCGTCGCGGCCGTTTCGAGCAAGCCGATGGCGGGACGTTGTTCCTGGATGAAATCGGCGACATGCCCGCTGACACCCAGACCCGTCTGCTGCGGGTACTGGCCGATGGTGAGTTCTATCGGGTCGGTGGGCACACCCCGGTCAAGGTCGATGTGCGCATCATTGCCGCCACGCACCAGAACCTCGAAACCCTGGTGCAGGCCGGCAAGTTCCGTGAAGACTTGTTCCATCGCCTGAACGTGATCCGCATCCATATCCCGCGTCTGTCGGACCGTCGTGAAGACATCCCGACCTTGACCCGGCACTTCCTCAGCAGCGCTGCACAAGAACTGTCCGTCGAGCCCAAACTGTTAAAAACCGAGACCGAGCAGTATCTGAAGAACCTGCCGTGGCCGGGCAACGTGCGTCAGCTGGAAAACACCTGCCGCTGGATTACGGTGATGGCTTCGGGCCGTGAAGTGCACATCAGTGACTTGCCACCCGAACTGTTGAACCTGCAACAGGACGCGTCTCCCATTACAAACTGGGAACAAGCCCTTCGCCAATGGGCCGACCAGGCCCTTGGCCGTGGCCAGTCGAATCTGCTCGACAGCGCCGTACCTACCTTTGAGCGGATCATGATCGAGACAGCCCTCAAGCACACCGCAGGCCGACGCCGTGATGCGGCCGTGCTGCTGGGCTGGGGCCGCAACACCTTGACCCGCAAGATCAAAGAGCTGGGAATGAAGATTGATGGCGACGAGGATGAGAGCGACGAGGCTTAAGGCAGACGCACCACGCTCAAGCAACACGCACTATTAGCGTGCGAAGCTCTAGAACAGTACTTTCAGCCAAGTTATGACCCTAAACCCAAAAGCCCCGGAATCCGGGGCTTTTGCGTATGAGTGATAAAAAATCCGTCAAAAATCAAAAACTGGCACGTGCCCTGCAATAACCCTTATCAGGCAACACCGCTTTAGGGGACCTTGATACAGGCAGGTCAAGACTCCCCACTTTTACACCCGCAGCCTTGATGCCTCTTGCATCAAGGCGCACCCCGCTTTTGGGGAACCCGGTACAGGCAGGCCGGAATTCCCTCTTTTATTGTTCTTGCAGGTTCACCTGCAACCGCCAGCGCCCATCCTGCGGCGCGCCGGCCCAGTCGCCCCGCAAGGCACGGGCCGCCACCACCGTCAGCAGCAACCCGCCATCAGTCCCCCGAACCCGCCAGTTCAGCGCCTTGCCGTTAAGCTGGAACTGACCGTGTTGCGGCTTGGCCCGTGCATCAAACAACAGCCCCAATGTGCCGTCGACCCACTCACCATGGAGCTTGGGCTCAGCACTGAACCACACCACCAAAGCCCCCGGCAGCACCTCCACTTGTTGCAGTTCAATAGGCTCGGGTTGGGTCAATCGCCCGATCATCATGCCCACCATCAGACCGACAATCGCCAGCGAACCTAAAACACGTGGCCATAGTTTCGGTCTCGGGTCCTCTTCAGGCGTAGAATGCTGCCTATCTTTAAGTTCGGAGCCGTGCATGTTTCACGTCATCCTTTTCCAACCAGAAATTCCGCCGAATACCGGCAACGTTATCAGGCTGTGCGCCAACAGCGGCTGCCACCTGCATTTGATTGAGCCCATCGGCTTTGAGCTTGACGACAAGCGCTTGCGCCGGGCGGGACTCGACTACCACGAGTATGCACCGCTCAAGCGCCATGCCGACCTTGCCAGCTGCCTTGAAAGCCTCGGCCACCCGCGTCTGTTCGCCTTCACGACCAAAGGCTCGCGACCGTTCCACGATGCCGCCTTTGCCGAAGGTGACGCTTTTATCTTCGGCCCCGAAAGCCGTGGTCTGCCGCCTGAGGTGCTCGACGCCCTCCCCGGTGAACAACGCCTGCGCCTGCCGATGCGCGAAGGCTGCCGCAGCCTGAACCTGTCGAACACCGTGGCTGTCGCCGTGTATGAGGGCTGGCGCCAACTGGGCTTCAAGTAACCTCTCCTTTTGTAGTCACTGCCGCAGGCTGCAACTACAGAAGAGCGCGACTTACGCCCGCCCAAAAAAAAAGCGCCTTGACGGCGCTTTTTTTGTGCATCGACTATTTATTGAACAGTCGGTGCGCCTTCTTCCTGCATGCGCTGCAGCTCTTGCGCGTACAGGGCATCGAAGTTCACCGGGGCCAGCATCAACGCAGGGAACGAGCCGCGGGTGACCAGGCTGTCCAGGGTTTCACGGGCATACGGGAACAGGATGTTCGGGCAGAATGCGCCCAGGGTGTGGTTCATCGACGCTGGATCAAGGTTCTTGATCAGGAAGATGCCGGCCTGCTGAACTTCAGCAATGAACGCCACTTCGTCACCGTTTTTAACGGTAACCGACAAAGTCAGAACCACTTCGTGGAAGTCATCTTCCAGTGGCTTTTGACGGGTGTTGAGGTCCAGGCCAACGCTCGGTTCCCACTGCTGACGGAAGATCGCCGGGCTTTTTGGCGCTTCGAACGACAGGTCACGCACATAGATGCGCTGCAAGGAGAATTGTGGAGCATTTTCTTCAGCGCTGGCGGCAGCGGTGTTCTGTTGGTCAGTCATCACAGATCCTTGTTGATCTTCAGGGCTTTTAAGGTTTCAGAGTCAGACGTTAAGCAACGCATCCAGTTTACCTGCGCGATCCAGAGCAAACAGGTCATCGCACCCCCCGACATGGAACGAACCGATCCAGATCTGCGGGACCGACGTGCGGCCTGCTTTCTGCGCCATGTCAGCGCGTACCTGGGGCTTGCCGTCGACTTTTATTTCATCGAAGGCAACACCCTTTTGCTCTAGCAGAGCCTTGGCTCGCATGCAGTAAGGGCAATAGTCGCTGGAGTAAACGATGACCTTGGACATACTTACTTCACCACTGGCAGGTTATCGGCGCGCCAGCTGGAAATCCCGCCGGACAACTTGGCCGCGTTGTGACCAGCCTTGAGCAGCTCGCGAGCGTGGCCACCCGAGTGCTGGCCTTGAGCGTCAACCAGAATAATGGTTTTGCCCTTGTGCTTGTCCAGCTCGGCGATGCGCGCCATCAGCTTGTCTTGCGGGATGTTCAACGCACCCACAATGTGGCCGGCGGCGAAGTCTTTGGCCGGACGAATATCAATCACCACACCTTCGTCGCGATTGACCAGGCCGGTCAGTTCGCCGGTGCTGATGCTACGACCGCCACGGCTCATCTCATGGGCGATCAACATCGCCAGGAGGATGACAAACGCGCCTACAAGCAGGTAGTGAGAAGTGGCAAATGCAATCAGGTGCTCAACCATCAGAAGGTTCCAGGGTCGTAAAATGTGGGCCAGTATACACAGCCGCCTTGGTCGGCCAAACCCCGCCCGGCGGTGACGTCACCTGAACTTCGCTTTAAACTGCCCGTCCTCTTCATACCTTCTATTAAACCAGCCACGAGTGGGATCTATGACTACCACGCCTAAACCTTTGGTCCTGATCATCCTGGATGGCTTCGGTCACAGTGAAAGCCACGAATACAACGCCGTGTATGCGGCCAAGAAACCGGTGCTCGATCGTCTTTGCGCGAGCATGCCAAACGGCCTGATCTCAGGTTCAGGCATGGATGTCGGCTTGCCGGACGGCCAGATGGGTAACTCCGAGGTAGGCCACATGAACCTCGGCGCCGGCCGCGTGGTGTATCAGGATTTTACCCGCGTCACTAAATCGATCCGTGATGGCGAATTCTTCGAGAACCCGACCATTTGCGCAGCAGTCGACAAGGCCGTCGCTGCAGGCAAAGCCGTGCACATCATGGGTTTGCTGTCTGAAGGAGGCGTTCACAGCCACCAGGACCACCTCGTGGCCATGGCCGAGCTGGCCTTCAAGCGCGGTGCCGAAAAAATCTACCTGCACGCCTTCCTCGATGGCCGTGACACACCGCCAAAAAGCGCCGCCTCATCCATCGAATTGCTGGACGCAGCCTTCCAGGCCCTGGGCAAAGGTCGTATCGCCAGCCTGATTGGCCGCTACTTTGCGATGGACCGTGACAACCGCTGGGACCGCGTAGCCCAGGCCTACAACCTGATCGTCGACGGCAAAGGGGAATTCAACGCCGCCACAGCTCAGGAAGGCCTCGAAGCCGCCTATGCCCGTGGCGAAAGCGACGAATTCGTCAAGGCCACCACCATTGGCGAACCGGTGAAGGTCGAGGACGGCGATGCCGTGGTCTTCATGAACTTCCGTGCCGACCGCGCCCGCGAGCTGAGCCGCGTCTTTGTAGAAGACGGCTTCAACGAATTCGAACGCGCCCGGCAACCGAAGCTGGCCGGCTTTGTGATGCTGACCCAATACGCCGCCAGCATCCCGGCCCCGAGCGCCTTCGCACCCGGCAGCCTGGAAAACGTCCTTGGCGATTATCTGGCCAAAAACGGCAAAACCCAGCTGCGCATTGCCGAAACCGAAAAATATGCCCACGTGACGTTCTTCTTCTCGGGCGGACGTGAAGAACCGTTCCCGGGCGAAGAGCGCATCCTGGTGCCTTCGCCGAAGGTCGCCACTTACGACCTGCAGCCTGAAATGAGCGCCCCCGAAGTCACCGACAAGATTGTCGATGCCATCGAGCACCAGCGCTATGACGTGATCGTAGTCAACTACGCCAACGGCGACATGGTCGGCCACAGCGGTGTCTTCGATGCAGCCGTCAAGGCCGTTGAGTGCCTGGACGCCTGCGTGGGGCGCATTGTTGAAGCGCTGGACAAAGTCGGCGGCGAAGCCCTGATCACCGCTGACCACGGCAACGTCGAACAAATGTCCGACGACACCACCGGCCAGGCACATACGGCACACACCTGTGAGCCCGTACCGTTCATCTATGTTGGCAAACGTGCGCTCAAGGTCCGTGAAGGCGGTGTACTGGCTGACGTAGCGCCGACCATGCTCAAATTGCTTGAACTCCCACAGCCTGAAGAAATGACCGGCACATCCATTCTGGTCGACGCTTAAGGCCTGTCTTGTAGCCGCTGCCGCCAGGCTGCGCAGCAGTCCCCGGGCATAAAGGGCCTTTGGCCCTTTATCACAGCCTGCGGCAGCGGCTACAGGATTGCGTGGTTCATGAAGCCACAATTTCACCTTCATCCATTTCTCATCCTCGACGATGGCGGGCATACTAGGCCGTCCCGTTCCTCAGGTGTCGCCCGCCCCATGCTTCGCGCCCTTATAGCCCTGACCCTTGCATGCCTGCTCCAACCGGCGTTTGCCGACGAGCGCGCACAAACCCAACAGCAGCTGGATGCCACGCGCCAGGATATCGGCGAGCTTAAAAAGCTCCTCGATAAACTCCAGCAGGAAAAGTCCGGTGTGCAGAAAGACCTGCGCACGACCGAAACCGAAATCGGCAAGCTGGAGAAGCAGGTTCAAGACCTGCAACAAGAATTAAAAAAGAGTGAAGGCGAGCTGCTGCGCCTTGATAGCGAGAAAAAAAAACTCCACAGCGCAAAAATTGAACAGCAACGCCTGATCGCGATTCAGGCCCGTGCCGCTTATCAGGGCGGACGTCAGGAATACCTGAAAATGCTGCTCAACCAACAGAATCCGGAGAAATTCGCCCGGACCCTCACCTATTACGACTACCTGAGCCAGGCCCGCCTGGAGCAGCTCAAGAACTTCAACGAGACCTTGCGTCAACTGGCCAATGTCGAAGCCGATATCAATCTGCAGCAGGCTCAGTTGCTGACGCAAAAAAGCAGCCTCGACAGCCAGCGTGCTGAACTCGACAAAGTGCGTGCGGAGCGCCAGCAAGTGCTGGCCAAGCTCAATAGAGATGTCAAAGAACGCGATCAGAAGTTGCAGGCTCGCCAGCAGGATCAAGCCGACCTGGCTAAAGTCCTCAAAACCATTGAAGAGACCCTCGCCCGTCAGGCCCGCGAAGCCGAAGCCGCGCGACAAAAAGCCCTGATTGCCCGGCAGGAAGCCGAGAAAAAGCGCCAGCGCGAGGCTGAATCGGTTGCCAGCGACGCTCCGCGCCCACCGGTCAAATCAACCCCCGGAGCACTGGTCTCCAGCGGTGGTGCATCTTACGGCGGTGTTTTTTCTCAGGCCCGGGGCAAACTTCCTTGGCCTGTTGATGGTCGATTGCTTGCCCGTTTCGGTGAAAGCCGTGGCGACGATGTGCGTACCAAGTGGGATGGCGTGATGATCAGTGCGCCTTCCGGTAGCCAGGTGCACGCCGTACATGGCGGTCGAGTGGTCTTTGCCGACTGGCTGCGCGGAGCTGGCCAATTGGTGATTCTGGATCACGGTAATGGCTATTTGAGCTTATATGGCCACAATCAAACATTGCTCAAGTCCGCCGGAGACATCGTTAAAGCCGGCGACGTGATTTCCACTGTGGGTAACAGCGGTGGTCAATCCACACCGGCATTGTATTTTGCTATTCGTCAGCAGGGTCGCCCAAGCGATCCTGCACAATGGTGTCGCGCTCAAGGATGAGCCATCACCTTTAATACGTAGGAGTTCGTCCAACATGCCGCATTTGTCCCGCCTCAACTCGCTGGCCCTGACGATCGCCCTGGTGATCGGCGCACCACTGGCGTTTGCTGCCGAGCAAACCACCCAGCCGGCAGCCGCCAATACCAAGGCACCGCTGCCGCTGGATGAGCTGCGCACATTTGCCGAGGTCATGGACCGGATCAAGGCCGCGTATGTTGAACCCGTGAACGACAAGACCCTGCTGGAGAATGCCATCAAAGGCATGCTCAGCAACCTCGACCCGCATTCTGCGTACCTGGGCCCCGAAGACTTCGCCGAGCTGCAGGAAAGCACCAGCGGCGAGTTTGGCGGGCTGGGCATCGAAGTCGGCACCGAAGACGGCAATATCAAAATCGTCTCGCCGATTGACGACACCCCGGCCAGCAAAGCCGGTATTCAGGCTGGCGACTTTATCGTCAAGATCAATGGCCAGCCCACGCGCGGCCTGAGCATGACGGAAGCCGTAGACCTGATGCGTGGCAAGATCGGCCAGAAAATCACCCTGACCCTAGTACGCAACGGCGGCACGCCGTTCGACGTGACGCTGACCCGCGCCAATATCCAGGTCAAAAGCGTCAAGGCCCAGCTGCTTGAAGACGGCTACGGCTACATCCGTATCACTCAGTTCCAGGTCAAGACCGGCGAAGAAGTCGCTGCGGCCCTGGCCAAACTGCGCCGCGAGAACAGCAACAAGAAACTCAAGGGCGTCATCCTCGACTTGCGCAACAACCCGGGGGCGTGCTGCAGTCGGCCGTTGAAGTGGTTGATCACTTCATCAGCAAAGGCCTGATTGTTTATACCAAAGGCCGCATCGCCAACTCCGAGCTGCGCTTCTCGGCCACCGGGCGGGACCTCAGCGATAACGTACCGCTGGTGGTGCTGATCAACGGCGGCAGTGCCTCGGCATCGGAAATCGTTGCCGGCGCCCTGCAGGATCACAAGCGTGGCGTGGTAATGGGCACCACCAGCTTCGGCAAAGGCTCTGTGCAAACCGTATTGCCCCTGAACAATGAACGCGCCCTGAAAATCACCACCGCGCTGTACTTCACCCCGAACGGCCGCTCGATCCAGGCCCAGGGCATCGTGCCGGACATCGAAGTCAGCCGCGCCAAGATTACTCGCGAGCAAGACACCGAGTACTACAAAGAGGCTGACCTTCAAGGTCACCTTGGCAATGGCAACGGCGGCGCAGACAAACCCTCGGGCTCAGGCCCCAAGGCCAAATCCATGCCGCAGGACGATGACTTCCAGCTGAGCCAGGCATTGAGCCTGCTCAAGGGCTTGAGCATCACGCGCGGCAACTGAGGTGCGCTTCTCTCTCGCCCTTGCCCTGTTTTGCTGCCTGACCGGTGCCGCCCATGCGGCGCCGACCTCTCATGACGCAGCACCGCACAAGGCTTATCTGAGCCTGATCATTGATGACCTGGGGCAAAACCTGCCCCGTGATCGCCGTGTTCTGGCCCTGCCCGGCCCCGTCACCGCTGCCGTCATGCCCGACACCCCGCACGCTGCCGAATTTGCCCGCGAAGCCCACAAGGCCGGCAAAATTGTCATCTTGCACATGCCTATGGACCCGGCTACGGGCCCTTTTGCCTGGCACCCCGACCTGCCTGTCGACGAACTTGAAAAACGCCTCAACGCCGCCTTCAAGGCCGTGCCCTACACCAGCGGTATCAACAACCATATGGGCAGCCGCATGACCTCACAGCCACAGGCGATGGCCTGGCTGATGGCCGACTTGCAGCGCCGGCACAAGCTCTTTGTCGACAGCCGAACCAGCGCGCAAACCGTTGCCGCGGCCCAGGCACAGAAAATCGGACTGGCCAGCGTTTCACGGGATGTGTTTCTGGACGATGTGCGCACTGAGCAGGCGATCACCACGCAGCTCGACACCGCGATCAAGCTGGCGCACAAACAGGGGTCAGCCGTGATGATCGGTCACCCCTACCCGCAAACCCTTGCCGTGCTAGAGCGCGAACTGCCCAAGCTCAAGGCCCGGGGCATCGAGTTGATTGATATCAAACAGATGATCGGCCTGCGCGGCAACAAGGCCATGGCCGGGCATGGCAAAGACGGGGTTTACCGCTAACCGCGGATCAACCCGGGGCCGGTAAACTCTTGGCGCGAACCTTCTCCACAACCGCCTCTTTGCGCAACTGATCCAGGGGGCGGGCGATGGAGCTGTCGGCACGCACCAGCAACACCCAGTCATCCGGACCGGGAAGACGTTAAAAATACATAACTACCCCAACCAGAATTCCGAACCTGTTTTATTAGGCCTATGCGTCCTGACCAGGACATTTAGCACGCCAAAACAAGGTTCACCCATGAACAATAAATTACAGCACTTGCTCTTGATGACGCTTGTCAGCGTTTCCCTGACGGCAACAGGCGCACCGCCTGAACGACCGGAGAACACCCTCCCCGTGGGCATCGTCAAACTCTCGGATCACCCCGAGAACCGATCCCGCACCTGGACGGGAATTGGCCGGCTGCGGGGAGAAAACACGGCCTTTTGTACTGCCAGCCTGATTGATACGCGTAATGCACCCCTGGCGACAGCCACAACCCCTGCTTACGTCATCACCAGCCATCGCTGCCTGAACACCAGGAACTTTGGTGAATACACTTACGCCGGCGGCACCCGGCACAATACGTCCATGCAGGGCACGCTCTTCTTCAATAACTTTGACAATACCCTGGGGGACGTAAAAAGTTACGCGTTCAAACGCGTAGCCTGGCAAAGCGATGGCGGGTTGAATCTGGCGATCATCGAACTGGACACCACGTTGTCGGAGCTGATGGCCAAAGGCATTCAGCCACTGAAAATTGCCCAGCGCACACCACCTGCGGGTACAGAGATCCTGACCCTTGGCATCCCGGAGTTCAGTAACCTGCATGCCATGCACTGCACGCAACTGGCGCCCGTCGATGTCGCCAGCTACCCCTGGGTCGGCGCCAAAGTACTGGGCAATCAATGTGCCGATCTAACCCATGGCGGCCTCGGCGGCCCGGTCCTGAGCAAGTTCAGCAATGAGCTGATCAGCCTGGTGGTCGCGAACAACCACGGCGCCAACCCCGATAACAAATGTCTGGCCAATGCCCCCTGCGAACTCAGGGCCAATACCGCGCACTGGCGCCCGGACACCCATTACACCCAGCCGGTGTCTTTTCTCAACCAATGCTTCGTGGAGGGCAAGCTGGCGGCCAACACTCCCGCGTGCGACCTGTACAAGCTGACCTCTGTCGCCGTCGAACCGGCCCGACAGCCGCCCGCGCGAGTCTTTGAAAAGGGCCTGACCGAAAAAGAAGCAGGGCCCGACACCTTTGACGTTGGCGTAACGGTCGACTCCCCCCTGTATCGCTATAAATACACCCACGATGCCAAGGCATGCCGCGACGGCAGTCATTACAGCCAGGCCATGAGCGCCAAAGACGCCACCATCAACTTCACGCTGAATAATCAGGTGGGGCTGCACATGCTGTGCATCGTAGGGGTCGAATCCCACGAAGACCGTTTAACCAGTGCACAGTTTGACGCTGCGAAAATAATCACTGTCGAGCGTATTGAAATACAGCCGCAAGTACCGTCATTGCAAATCGATCGCTATCGACACTACCGCGAACAATACGTCGCACACTGGAATCACAACATACCGTTGCTCGACCACTACAAAATAAAGTTTGGACCGTATGAATCAACAGACTGCAAAACGCCCGAAGGCTATGCCGAATTGCTCGACTATGAAGAGCGGCCACGCGATAGCGGCCCTTGGGAAAGTATTTATCCACATAAAGACCACCCGACAGATGCCTCGCTTATTTTGATCAAACAAACCAAAG is a window of Pseudomonas taetrolens DNA encoding:
- the gpmI gene encoding 2,3-bisphosphoglycerate-independent phosphoglycerate mutase, with amino-acid sequence MTTTPKPLVLIILDGFGHSESHEYNAVYAAKKPVLDRLCASMPNGLISGSGMDVGLPDGQMGNSEVGHMNLGAGRVVYQDFTRVTKSIRDGEFFENPTICAAVDKAVAAGKAVHIMGLLSEGGVHSHQDHLVAMAELAFKRGAEKIYLHAFLDGRDTPPKSAASSIELLDAAFQALGKGRIASLIGRYFAMDRDNRWDRVAQAYNLIVDGKGEFNAATAQEGLEAAYARGESDEFVKATTIGEPVKVEDGDAVVFMNFRADRARELSRVFVEDGFNEFERARQPKLAGFVMLTQYAASIPAPSAFAPGSLENVLGDYLAKNGKTQLRIAETEKYAHVTFFFSGGREEPFPGEERILVPSPKVATYDLQPEMSAPEVTDKIVDAIEHQRYDVIVVNYANGDMVGHSGVFDAAVKAVECLDACVGRIVEALDKVGGEALITADHGNVEQMSDDTTGQAHTAHTCEPVPFIYVGKRALKVREGGVLADVAPTMLKLLELPQPEEMTGTSILVDA
- a CDS encoding divergent polysaccharide deacetylase family protein; this encodes MRFSLALALFCCLTGAAHAAPTSHDAAPHKAYLSLIIDDLGQNLPRDRRVLALPGPVTAAVMPDTPHAAEFAREAHKAGKIVILHMPMDPATGPFAWHPDLPVDELEKRLNAAFKAVPYTSGINNHMGSRMTSQPQAMAWLMADLQRRHKLFVDSRTSAQTVAAAQAQKIGLASVSRDVFLDDVRTEQAITTQLDTAIKLAHKQGSAVMIGHPYPQTLAVLERELPKLKARGIELIDIKQMIGLRGNKAMAGHGKDGVYR
- the ntrC gene encoding nitrogen regulation protein NR(I), with amino-acid sequence MSRSETVWIVDDDRSIRWVLEKALQQEGMTTQSFDSADGVMSRLARQQPDVIISDIRMPGSSGLDLLAKIREQHPRLPVIIMTAHSDLDSAVASYQGGAFEYLPKPFDVDEAVSLVKRANQHAQEQQGLDVTPILARTPEIIGEAPAMQEVFRAIGRLSHSNITVLINGESGTGKELVAHALHRHSPRAASPFIALNMAAIPKDLMESELFGHEKGAFTGAANLRRGRFEQADGGTLFLDEIGDMPADTQTRLLRVLADGEFYRVGGHTPVKVDVRIIAATHQNLETLVQAGKFREDLFHRLNVIRIHIPRLSDRREDIPTLTRHFLSSAAQELSVEPKLLKTETEQYLKNLPWPGNVRQLENTCRWITVMASGREVHISDLPPELLNLQQDASPITNWEQALRQWADQALGRGQSNLLDSAVPTFERIMIETALKHTAGRRRDAAVLLGWGRNTLTRKIKELGMKIDGDEDESDEA
- a CDS encoding tRNA (cytidine(34)-2'-O)-methyltransferase, with amino-acid sequence MFHVILFQPEIPPNTGNVIRLCANSGCHLHLIEPIGFELDDKRLRRAGLDYHEYAPLKRHADLASCLESLGHPRLFAFTTKGSRPFHDAAFAEGDAFIFGPESRGLPPEVLDALPGEQRLRLPMREGCRSLNLSNTVAVAVYEGWRQLGFK
- a CDS encoding murein hydrolase activator EnvC family protein produces the protein MLRALIALTLACLLQPAFADERAQTQQQLDATRQDIGELKKLLDKLQQEKSGVQKDLRTTETEIGKLEKQVQDLQQELKKSEGELLRLDSEKKKLHSAKIEQQRLIAIQARAAYQGGRQEYLKMLLNQQNPEKFARTLTYYDYLSQARLEQLKNFNETLRQLANVEADINLQQAQLLTQKSSLDSQRAELDKVRAERQQVLAKLNRDVKERDQKLQARQQDQADLAKVLKTIEETLARQAREAEAARQKALIARQEAEKKRQREAESVASDAPRPPVKSTPGALVSSGGASYGGVFSQARGKLPWPVDGRLLARFGESRGDDVRTKWDGVMISAPSGSQVHAVHGGRVVFADWLRGAGQLVILDHGNGYLSLYGHNQTLLKSAGDIVKAGDVISTVGNSGGQSTPALYFAIRQQGRPSDPAQWCRAQG
- the secB gene encoding protein-export chaperone SecB, with the protein product MTDQQNTAAASAEENAPQFSLQRIYVRDLSFEAPKSPAIFRQQWEPSVGLDLNTRQKPLEDDFHEVVLTLSVTVKNGDEVAFIAEVQQAGIFLIKNLDPASMNHTLGAFCPNILFPYARETLDSLVTRGSFPALMLAPVNFDALYAQELQRMQEEGAPTVQ
- a CDS encoding trypsin-like peptidase domain-containing protein, yielding MNNKLQHLLLMTLVSVSLTATGAPPERPENTLPVGIVKLSDHPENRSRTWTGIGRLRGENTAFCTASLIDTRNAPLATATTPAYVITSHRCLNTRNFGEYTYAGGTRHNTSMQGTLFFNNFDNTLGDVKSYAFKRVAWQSDGGLNLAIIELDTTLSELMAKGIQPLKIAQRTPPAGTEILTLGIPEFSNLHAMHCTQLAPVDVASYPWVGAKVLGNQCADLTHGGLGGPVLSKFSNELISLVVANNHGANPDNKCLANAPCELRANTAHWRPDTHYTQPVSFLNQCFVEGKLAANTPACDLYKLTSVAVEPARQPPARVFEKGLTEKEAGPDTFDVGVTVDSPLYRYKYTHDAKACRDGSHYSQAMSAKDATINFTLNNQVGLHMLCIVGVESHEDRLTSAQFDAAKIITVERIEIQPQVPSLQIDRYRHYREQYVAHWNHNIPLLDHYKIKFGPYESTDCKTPEGYAELLDYEERPRDSGPWESIYPHKDHPTDASLILIKQTKEQLIDGYYSKIISSGENALTLCTVSYNLKKEPSQPRMDILRPL
- the grxC gene encoding glutaredoxin 3, with amino-acid sequence MSKVIVYSSDYCPYCMRAKALLEQKGVAFDEIKVDGKPQVRADMAQKAGRTSVPQIWIGSFHVGGCDDLFALDRAGKLDALLNV
- a CDS encoding rhodanese-like domain-containing protein — translated: MVEHLIAFATSHYLLVGAFVILLAMLIAHEMSRGGRSISTGELTGLVNRDEGVVIDIRPAKDFAAGHIVGALNIPQDKLMARIAELDKHKGKTIILVDAQGQHSGGHARELLKAGHNAAKLSGGISSWRADNLPVVK